The nucleotide window CTATTAATTTATAGTATtctaattcttttttattttctaaaattaataGATCCAGTTACAGTAATCATTCATGTTTAGTTAATGGTTTTGATCATTTCTTGAATTCTTGATTTAATCCATCTAaagattatgtttttatatatgtgcttttttatcttttcctttttgctAAGTTTCCCAAGATAGTTTTCAGTTTTAGTTACTTAGACTTAGATTGTATCTTTTGATAttccatttttcctttttagATGAGTTTTCCAAGTTGTTTTTCAGTATCAGTTTACTTAGCTTTTATTTTGGCAATTAGACGTGCCAATAGTTAGTGGTGGCTTTTGAAGGTATAAAATTACTACCAATGTCTTCTCTTCTCTAGGTGTTTGAATAAATTCTTCAATGAATTAccatttctattaaatttgttaTGCATATTTCTGTCTTCTCTATCTTTTTAAGTGTTTGTGATTTAGTTTTATCTCTGTTGTTCGGAGAAGTATCATGGATTTTGTTCTCATTTACGTGGGGCTAAATTATATCATAGCTACTGCTTGGAAGATGATATAGGTCATCTtagaaaaatctaggtttttttttatctttggaTACCAGAGTTCATTCATTCAGTTGGATGCctttgaaaagaaaattgatagTTTGACCAACATGGGAATAAGTTGTGGCTTCAAGTGCTGAACCTCTTCTGCCCTCTTGGAGTAAGAGTGACAATGTGATGGTTCCACGTAATGttcttttagatttttcttttcaagttctaTAAGCAGTTATCATGTGCTCCAGTCTTGATTGCATTTTCGCATTTTAAGTATCTGCGAAGAACCAGATGCATTTTTTTTATAGAACTCTTTCCTACATGTGCATATCAAAGTCGGTAAGCAAATCCTAATGTCTTCATTTATTTTATGAATGGCTATGAACAATCAAGTGATGATCTTCAAATGCTTTGATTTGGGAGAGGGTGGATCAATAGAGGGTTGATATTAGTTTGTTGTTAGACTAAGTTTACTGGTGTATCAAAATGAGCTGTAGTAATTTCTCATGCATATTTATTTTCGATAATGGTTTATGCAGAGTAATTTAGCAACTTTAACAGAagtttcttcatttcttttggcAGCGATCAAGTTTAGCTAAAGAGATGTCTAGGCTTGAAAAAATTATTGATTCTATATGCCCCCCGAAAAAAGGGAAGCGTCAATGCTCTGAAGAAAGAGgcgtcaaaataaaacaaagacgCCGTGAAATATATAGAGAGAAGTCAGCGGACAGAAGAGAATTAAACTTAATGCAACGACGAATGGTATACCTTCATTCTACAACATATAACCCTATTGGTAATTCCACGGAGGTACCAACTTCCAGCCAATTTAGCAAAGAGCGGATTGAGAATACAGTTGGTGTAAGAGGAGACTTATCTTCTCTCTTGGAAACAAGTTAGTACAGTATTAGTTTTTTAGTTAATAACTTGCTTCTTATATGtgtatattttaatttatatgtCCATACATCAATGTGATGTGGCTGACTTATTTTCTCTTTGTCTGACTTAGCAAATGTGCAGTCACTTGACGCTTCCGTTATTTCTGATAATGGCAGAGATATAGGTAGTAGATCATGTGCTTTTGAAGTTGGTAAGCCTGGAACAATGATGTTATTTGTAGTTTCTTTTACATATCCAAACTTATGTGATAATTCATTATATATTAGGGTCCACCTCAGGAACGTGCACTGAACAATACAACATTACGTCACATACAACAACAAGGAAAGGTTTGTTTTCATCTACCCTTCAAATCATTTTTGTCAATTTTTCTCCTATATTTTCCATTCCTAAAATTTGAGATATATAGGTCGTAAAAATAGAATATTGGATCATTTCAATACTAATGAATTGCCTAGTAGCTCTTTCAGACTCAAACCTGTATCAAACTGTGAATTTTGTAGAGCCAAAAGACTTGAATATGAACCACCGGGATTTTGTTGTGACAATGGTTCACTGAAATTGATTCACTATGGAATGCCTGCTGAATTGCTAAAGCTTTATTTAGGGAACTCTGAGGAATGTGAACATTTCGCACTTATATTATAATGTATAATAACATGTTCACATTTACTTCTCTTGTAGTGAAATATGACAGAGATTTAGCGAGAAGAAATCGTGGCATTTATACATTTAGAGTTCAAGAAAAAATGTATCATTTTATAGATGACTTGGTGCCCTCGAGTTAACCGGTTAAAAATCTACAGTTGTATTTCTACGATACAAATAATGAGGCAGCAAATCGGATGGCATTCTCTGACAAGCTTAATGAATCAGTTATCAGAACTTTGATGGACACATTAAAAATGAACCCATACTGCATTTTCTTGAAATTGTTAACAGATATTTCAGAGTTATCCAACTTCTATATTGCGCTGAAGTCTGACTCTGATTTAGATCAAAGAACATATAACTTACCAACATAGTCAGAAGTAGCAGCAATATGGATGGAAGATGAGAATAGTTCTAATATTTCTTTACCACACATTCGAATTTATACATATAGTTGTAAGAGCCAATTAGTAAATTATTATTACGGCTGTTATGATCCATTGCAGTATCAATTACTATTTTCTTATGGACAAAATAGATGGCACTGTGGTATTAAAAAGATTATTCGAAAGAACAATACTATTAGTACTGGAATTTACTGTGAACATGAGCAACTTCCGAGTGTAGAAAATATGTCCTCAATTGACATGCTTCTTGATATAGAAGCAAAActtctgcaaaaaaaaaaaagaaacgaaaaagaaATATTGTATCTTGCTGTGAGTATTACTGCTATAAGCTTCAAATGAGGGATGACGAAGAAAATGGAGTTTTACATGCTGGGAGAACGTTTCAACAGTACTCAGTTGATCAATTCATCAAACTTGTGACTCAAAGGTTAGAtttctattcacttaaccaagaTTTATTTCGAGTTGATGCGTTAGCTTCTTGATGTTCTAAGACACGGAGAGAGAGATGCATCAAATATTGGTAAACAAAATTTTCTTCCTACGAGTTTTGTAGGAGGTCCTAGAGATATGCATCGAAGATATATGGACGCTATTGTGTTAGTGCAACATTTTGAAAAACCTGATATATTTTTGACAATGACATGTAATCCATCTTGGCCTGAAATAGAAGAACATTTATTGGTAATAGATGAGGTACAAAATCAGCCTGATTAAGTTAGTCGAGTGTTTAAAGTGATGGTAGAAGAGATGAAAACAAATATACTAAAGAGAAACATATTTGGTAGAGTTGCAGCTTTTATGTACACTATTGAATTTCAGAAGCATGGTGTTCCACATGCTCATTTTCTTATCATACTCGACAATAAATATAAATTGTTAGCTCCAGAAGCTTATGATAAAATTATTTGTACTGAATTGCCTGATCGTGATACAAATGATTACTTGTATACACTTGTTACTAAACATATGATGCATGGACCTTGTGGCAACTTAAATCCTATATGTCCTTGTACAGAAAAAAAAGGATATTGTAAGTTTGAATATCCAAAAGAATTTACTGATCACACATCAAAGGGAAAAGATAGGTATCCAATATATCAAAGACGAAATACATGCAAAGTTGTAACTATTAGAGGCCAACTTCTTGATAACTCCTGTGTGGTTCCTTACAATCCATATCTACTGAGCAAATTTAATTGTCATATTAATGTTGAAGTTTGTTCCGATATTAAAGTTGTcaaatatatttataaatatattttcaagggACATGATAAAATTGCTTTTTTCGTACATGCTGATGATCCAAATATTGAAATAGATGAGATCAAACAATATCAATCTGCTAGATGGATTTCGCCGCCGGAGGCAACTTGGCGTTTATTTGGTTTTCCCATAAGCGAAATAAGCCCAGCTATTTACCATCTTCAGGTATATCTTGAAGGACAACAATTTGTCTCTTTTAAAACTACACATACCATAAATGCAATTGTAAGTAATCCCATGATTAGGAAAACAATGTTGACAGAATTTTTTTTGATGAACAGAGAAAACAAAGATGCTAAGAATCTAAAGTTACTTTACAAggaatttccaaaatattttgtatGGTCCAAACAATATAGGATGTGGACACGTCGACAACGGGGTACTGTTATTGGACGTATTGTGATATGTCATCTTACAGAGGGGGAAAGATACTATCTTCGATTGTTATTAATGAATAATAGAGGACCAAAATCATATCAACATTTGCTTATTGTAAATGGAGTATGTTGCAGTACATTTAGAGAAGCCGAAGAGAAAAAAGGATTATTATAATGCGACAATAACTTGGTTGACTGTATGTCAGAAACTGTAAGATACCAAATGCCTTATAGTTTAAGACGTTTATTTGATACGTTGTTAGTGTATTGTAATCCTGCTAATCCGAAAGAACTTTGGGACCAATTTGAAGATTCTATGTCTGAAGACTTTAAGATTATGCCAAATTTGAACAAGAAACAGATTCGTCATATGACTTTAAACCATATTAATGACATTTTGCATTCAATGGGTCATGACATAAATGAATTTATACTTGTACCTGAAAGAATTTCAGCTTCATCAGCCGCTAAAGAGGCTCAAGATtcacattttgaaagaaatataattgTTAGAGAAGAAGATTTATTGTTGGAAGCAAAATTGAATAATGAACAACAAGAAGCATATAATATAATTCTTGAcagaatatttaaaaataaacctGGAGCTTTTTTTTATAGATGGTCCTGGAGGAACAGGAAAAACTTTTTTGTACCGTGCATTACCTGCTGCTATACGATCAAAAGGATTTGTAGCTTTAGCAACAACAACCTCTGGTGTTGCAGGTTCAATTCTTCCTAGAGGACGAACTGCTCATTCGCGTTTTAAAATTCCTATTAATATTGATGACCAATTCTCATGTAATATTAGTAAACAAAGTTCGCTTGCATTATTGATACAAGATGCCAAATTAATCGTATGGGATAAAGTATCAATGGCCAAAAAAGAATTGATAGAGGCTTTTGATTTACTATTGAAAGATCTAATAAATACAAAGATACTATTTGGTGGAAAAGTTATTGTTTTTGGTGGTGATTTCGGACAAACTCTTCCAGTTGTTCGTAGTGGAAAAAAGGAGGACTTCATACAAGAAAGTTTGCTAGGTTCTAACATTTGGAATCAACTCGAAAAATTGCGATTATCAGTAAATATGCGAGCGAGAACAGATCCTGCTTTTTGTGAATATTTGATGAAAATATGGAgcggaaaagaaaaaacaaattggcaaagtaagattgaaatccCTGATCGTTTCATTATTGCTTTTATTAGTGAAAAAGAATCATTGAATCTTTTATTTAGAGTAACTTATCCAAATTTATATGCATCTCCTTGTGATATGTCTTCGACAACTTCTTGTGTTATTCTGACAATAAAAAATGACTTTGTCGATGAAATAAATGATAAGCTCATAACTCAATTATTGGGTGATTCTAGAACATATGTTGCATTTGATGAAACTACCGAAACAAATGATCAAAGTCAATATGAAGATTTTTTGCATAGCTTACACCCTGCTGGTTTACCTCCGTATaaattaactttgaaaaaaattgTCCTGTTATGTTTTTGCGAAATTTAAATCCATGCGAACTTTTATGTAATCGTACATGACTTGTATGttgtaattttgaaaagaatattATAAGTGCTAAAATTGCAAGCGGGGATTTAAAAAATACACATGTATTTATTCCAAGAATACCGTTGTTATCATCACAAGATGAAAAACTACCTATTCCTTTCAAAAGAACACAATTCACAATTAGATTATGTTTTGCTATGACTATAAATAAAGCTCAAGGCCAGACGTTAGATTTTGTTGGAATTTATTTACGAGAGCCTATTTTTTCACACGGTTAACTTTATGTTGCTTTATCCCGAGCAAAAACCTCGAATTCTGTGAAATTATTGATCTGACCGCCAACATTTGATAGCAATGATGATCATACAACACACAATGTAGTATACGAAGAAATCATTCAAGCAGCTGCTATCTTATAAATTGACCGTTGTACTATCAGAAGCCAAGGTATGACACAACTTGGGCGCAATGACTATCAGAGATGTAATTTTCTTATTGAATGGATGGATTTAACAATTGCTGCTATTATAGACCAGCTCAAAATAATATCTTCTCTCATTATTAAATACAACAAGAGATGCAACAGACGTTCTCTATTCATACACAGGATATGCAGCTAATACTTACTATTCACATCAACTTAAGGTCTACCTACCTTCTTAGGTCTTCTTGTTTTGAAGATTTTTGGATATTTGTATCACAAAGAGGAATTTAGGCTTTTTTGGGACACCCATCAACATCGAGGTTCAATGAGTGTTggcttgaaagacaacttttccATTGGTTGACCTGTTAAACATTGAAATCAACGAAAATTTGAAATGGCATTCCTGATTCACACAACTAGGTGAAATGATCTAAATCTGTTGTATCAAATATGAAATAGCTACTAACTTTACAATAGTGTAGATTTCGAAAATATGAATAGCAAATATTGATTAATAGACTAGATCAGAAAACATGATCCTTCCTTATTGAAACTCTATTCTTCTGGTTCCTTAGGCAATGTCTTGTTTCAGTATTGAatgtttcttcctttattataTCTTCAGATGTTATCTAGGGCTTAGTGGTACTGATCTAGATTTGTAGCTCGCAGATTTTTTAGTTTTGATGATATGGTTAGCTCTTTACAAGATTGGACTTTTGATGAATACTCTATACATATGTGTGTATCTTCACTTCAATTTTGATATTTATA belongs to Nicotiana tabacum cultivar K326 chromosome 6, ASM71507v2, whole genome shotgun sequence and includes:
- the LOC107817404 gene encoding uncharacterized protein LOC107817404 isoform X2; translated protein: MSRLEKIIDSICPPKKGKRQCSEERGVKIKQRRREIYREKSADRRELNLMQRRMVYLHSTTYNPIGNSTEVPTSSQFSKERIENTVGVRGDLSSLLETTNVQSLDASVISDNGRDIGSRSCAFEVGSTSGTCTEQYNITSHTTTRKGAIDLFRTLESKYYTRKISEYTASVPTYSTCANWPILCISCK
- the LOC107817404 gene encoding uncharacterized protein LOC107817404 isoform X3 produces the protein MSRLEKIIDSICPPKKGKRQCSEERGVKIKQRRREIYREKSADRRELNLMQRRMVYLHSTTYNPIGNSTEVPTSSQFSKERIENTVGVRGDLSSLLETTNVQSLDASVISDNGRDIGSRSCAFEVGSTSGTCTEQYNITSHTTTRKVKYDRDLARRNRGIYTFRVQEKMYHFIDDLVPSS
- the LOC107817404 gene encoding uncharacterized protein LOC107817404 isoform X1; protein product: MSRLEKIIDSICPPKKGKRQCSEERGVKIKQRRREIYREKSADRRELNLMQRRMVYLHSTTYNPIGNSTEVPTSSQFSKERIENTVGVRGDLSSLLETTNVQSLDASVISDNGRDIGSRSCAFEVGSTSGTCTEQYNITSHTTTRKDEIKQYQSARWISPPEATWRLFGFPISEISPAIYHLQRKQRC
- the LOC107817404 gene encoding uncharacterized protein LOC107817404 isoform X4; protein product: MSRLEKIIDSICPPKKGKRQCSEERGVKIKQRRREIYREKSADRRELNLMQRRMVYLHSTTYNPIGNSTEVPTSSQFSKERIENTVGVRGDLSSLLETTNVQSLDASVISDNGRDIGSRSCAFEVGSTSGTCTEQYNITSHTTTRKEPKDLNMNHRDFVVTMVH